In Dethiosulfovibrio russensis, the genomic window ACCCATCTGGTGATGAGAGGCCTGAAAGAGCTTGGCCTGTCAACGAAGCTGGTGACATTGCTCCACTTCTGCTCCCGATATATACACGTCATAACCGACGAGAACAGGCGCATCCACGAGGCGGCAGTCCTAAGAGGCTACAGACCGGGAATAACCCCGAGAGGACTGAGGACCACCGCTTCGATGGTCGCCTCTTTGCTGGTGAAGAGCTACGACCGATCCGTCCGGGTAAACGACGCACTGCTCCTAAGGGGCTTCGACGGCACCTTCCCGTCGGTGCACGAGCCGTCCAGGGCGGCCCTTCCGGACCTGGCTTGGTTCGGAGGCATAGTGGCCCTTTTCGGGGGGTGTCTGGTATTTTGAGATCTCTTGAATTGACGAATCTCTCCTTTCACTACAGAGAGGGAGCCCCGGTGCTGAAGGACCTCTCCCTTTCCCTTACCGACGAGGATAGACTGGCCCTGACCGGCCCCAACGGCTCGGGCAAGACCACCCTCTTCAGGGTTACCATGGGACTGCTGAAACCCCAAAGGGGGTATATAGCTCTGGACGGAAAGGAGATCTCCGACGACGAGGACTGGCGCCGGTTGAGGAGAGAGGTCGGAATGGTCTTCCAGGACCCGGACGACCAACTGTTCTGCCCCACCCTCCTGGAGGACGTGGCCTTCGGGCCTATGAACATGGGTATAAAGCGAAAGGAAGCCGGGGAGCTGTCCCTCTCGACCCTCCTGGCCTTGGGAATAGAGGATCTGGCGGATCGACCTCCCTACAGCCTGTCCGGAGGGCAGAAGAAGCTCGGGGCCCTGGCGACGGTGCTGTCCATGTCGCCTTCGTTCATATTGCTGGACGAACCTTCGGCGGGGCTGGACGACGACGCCGTAGAGAGGCTGATAACGGCCTTGAGGAATTTTTCCGGAGGTTATCTGATAGCCTCTCACGAACCGGACTTCCTCCGCAGGGTGACCTCCTCGGAGATCAAGATAGGCCATCCTAGTTATCGGGAGCACTAACTCGATGCCATAGGGGTATAATAAGGGAAGGTTACGATATATCTTTTCCCAGGAGGTCCGTTCATATGACTATAGGTCGCAGATTCGCCGTGTTGCTTACGATCCTCGTACTGACCCTGTCGGGGATAGGGATCGCCACCTTCTTGAAAGGCGACGATATCCTGGAAAACCAGGTTATGGAGACCGGGACGGAGACGGTAAAGGGGGCGGCCGAAACCGTGAGTCAGCACTTCGACATGCTGGCCGGGATAATCGACAACACGGTGTTGGCCGTCGATCAGGCCTGGAGGGAGAACAAGAGGGAGTTCGTCCAGATGCAGGATCTGATGGTCGAGTCCCTCAAGGTCAACGAGAAATGGGGCTTTCAGGATATCTACTTCGGCTTCGCAAGCAACGGAGACTTCGCCACCAGTCACAGGCTGGTGCCGCCGGAGGGCTTCGACGCCAGAAAGAGAAGCTGGTACGTAGCGGCGGCCGAGATCGGCAAAGGCAAGGTGGCCCTTACCGAGCCCTATATCGACGTTACCACCAAGAAACCGGTCATATCGCTCAGCAAGCTGGTTTACGACTCTGACGGAAAGCTGGTGGGATGTGTCGGAGCCGACGTCGGCATAGGCCACCTGGTAGAGTTCACCAAAAAGCTGACCATACTGGGACAGGGCAAGGGAATGCTGCTCAGCACCGAAGGGATGGTCATAGCGGGACCGATCGAGGAGGACGTCATGACCAGAAAGCTCTCGGAAAAACCCGAGGCGGACATGGCGGAACTGGGCGGAAAGATGACCGACGGCAAATCGGGCTT contains:
- the cbiQ gene encoding cobalt ECF transporter T component CbiQ — translated: MSDSPLGRIDPRWKILLAFAVAIVVSCSREIHSSALLLGYGVFLAFLGRLSPKETLKRLGAVNGLLITLWLTLPLTAGGETVRLVGLDLSLEGIDLAGNITLKSSAMVLVLMALLGTSQTHLVMRGLKELGLSTKLVTLLHFCSRYIHVITDENRRIHEAAVLRGYRPGITPRGLRTTASMVASLLVKSYDRSVRVNDALLLRGFDGTFPSVHEPSRAALPDLAWFGGIVALFGGCLVF
- a CDS encoding energy-coupling factor ABC transporter ATP-binding protein, translated to MRSLELTNLSFHYREGAPVLKDLSLSLTDEDRLALTGPNGSGKTTLFRVTMGLLKPQRGYIALDGKEISDDEDWRRLRREVGMVFQDPDDQLFCPTLLEDVAFGPMNMGIKRKEAGELSLSTLLALGIEDLADRPPYSLSGGQKKLGALATVLSMSPSFILLDEPSAGLDDDAVERLITALRNFSGGYLIASHEPDFLRRVTSSEIKIGHPSYREH